The sequence below is a genomic window from Paenibacillus silvisoli.
TTCGGGACCGCGTCTACAGCGACGGCAATGAGCAGGGTCTGCTTGGACTGGCTTTTCACCCAAAAAAGCCGGGCGTCGCTTTCGTCAACTACACCACGAAAACCCATACGGTCATTTCGCGCTTCGTCATGAAGGATCCGGAGCACCCGGAGGTGCTCGATCCGGCAAGCGAAGTGATTCTGCTCACCTACGAGCAGCCGTATGCCAACCATAAAGGAGGCCAGCTTGCTTTTGGCCCGGACGGGAATTTGTACATTGCGTCGGGAGACGGGGGAAGCGGCGGCGATCCGCATGGCAACGGGCAGAACAAGCAAAGCCTGCTCGGTAAAATATTGCGCATCGACGTCGACCAAGGCAGCGATGGAAAGAGTTACAGCATACCTGCCGACAATCCTTTTGCCGGCGGTGGCGGGGCACCGGAGGTTTACGCGTACGGGCTGCGCAACCCGTGGCGGTTCAGCTTCGATTCGGCGACCGGCAAGCTGTGGGCGGGGGATGTCGGCCAGAGCCGGCTGGAGGAAATCGACATCATCGAGAAAGGCGGCAATTACGGCTGGAACGTGATGGAGGGCGATCTGTGCTATAAGCCGGAGGAAGGCTGCGATAAAACCGGGCTCATCCTCCCGCTTTACACGTACGGACGCGATCTCGGCGTCTCCATTATAGGCGGATTCGTGTATCGCGGCAAAGCGCTGCCTGATCTTGACGGCTGGTACGTGTACGCGGATTACGCGATGGGGACGATTTGGGGACTGAAGCAGCATGAAGACGGCCGCGTCGAGAACAAGGTGCTGCTTGATACGGATGAGCTCATTACGTCCTTCGGCGTCGATGCGCGAGGCGAGCTGTACATTTGCGCGCAAAACGGCAGCCTGCTGCGATTAACTAAAACATGAAAAAAGCCGCCGACCATCCGGGGTTGTAAATATACCCGGGGTCGGCGGCTTTTTGCTTTTTTAGTCGGTATCGGTCGGGAGCTGCTTATATTTCAAGTACGCTTCCAGCTGAGCCGGCGTCAGCTTATGACCTTCGAACAGCTTGCCGGACCTTGCTTCCTCCAGCAGCGTCGTCAGCCAGTCCTTCTCCGTCTCGCTGAAGCTGATGAAGCCTTGAATCATAAGCGCGGAGCCGCGCGGGATGAAGCTTCCCTTCAGCTGAATGATGGCTCGCATCCGCTCAATGCGCTGCTCGCATGCTTCCAGCTGCGTCATAATCAGCTTCTCCACCGTTTGCGGATCGCCGTGCCGGACAAACGGCATCGTCAGAAACAGCGGATGCTGCGGGTAGGACACCTGCTTGAATTGGGCAACGAGCAGGTCTTGGAACGCGTTCCTTCCGGCATCCGTAATCCGGTAAATCGTCTTATCCGGGCGGTTCTCGCCGGGCACGGATACGATTTCCGCCGCTTCGATCAGCCCGTCCTCGCGAAGCTGGTCAACCGCGTAGTACAAGGAGCCGTCCCGCAGCTTGAAGCATTCATTCCAATTCCGGTCTTTGATCGTTTGCCGAATCTCGTAAGGGTGGCGTTCATGCTCCATGAGCAGCCCTAAAATTAAGAGCCTCATCGACATGGCGTTTATCCTCCGTGATACGAAGGCTCAGGCTTGCCGGAGCCTTCGCCCTGCGGTCCAGGTCCTTGCTTGCCGGGTCCGCCCGGTGCGCCATGCGGGCCGGAGCCCGTCGATTGCAGTCTTGCGCGCCCCATCAAAATCGCAAAGACCAGCGCCAATACCGGCAAAATAATCGTCCATTGGAAAATAAACAAAATCGAGTCGGCCAGCTTGCCGAGCAGCTGCGCGACGAGCTCGGCCGGCAGTCCCATTTGCGCTTGCACATCCGGGTTCAGCAGCGCTTGACCGCCTTTGATCTGCGTTGCCAATTCCGGATTAATGTTCGGAATGTCCGTGATGCCGGATTGGAACGCCGACTTCTGCATCGCGCCGAATACGGTAATGCCGAGCGCGGAGCCGATCGTCCGGAAGAAGGTGATAAGCGACGAAGCGGAGCCTTTGTATTGCGGCGGAACCGCGTTCAGCGTCGAGATGTTAAGCAGCGAGAACGATACGCCGATGCCAAGACCGATGACGACCATGAACAGCGTGATGACCAAACGGGACGTTTCCGTATCCATGACGAATCCGAGCAGCAGCGTGCCGACGACCAGCACCAATGCCGATACGACCATGACGTCGCGGAAGCGGAACTTGCTGACGACCCGTCCGCCAACCTGGCTGCTCAATACGACGCCAAGCATCATCGGCGTGAGCACGCTGCTCGTTTCCGTTGCGGTTTTATGGAAGACCCCTTGAATGAAGAGCGGAATGTAAGTGGCAGCGGCCATCATGATGCCGCCGTACAGCACGCTGATCCCCATGCCGCCGGTCACGACGTTGTTTTTGAACAGCGACAGCTTGATAATCGGATCCTTCGCGGAACGCTCGATGAGCAGGAAGGCGATCAATAGAACGCCGGAAGCGACGAACAGCGAAATGGTTTTCGCGGAATCCCACGCCCAGCCTTCCGTGCCGCCGAGCTCCAAGCCGAACATGAGCGCAAGCACGCAAGCGGTAAGCGAAATCGCGCCGGCCCAGTCGATAATTTGCTTGCGCGGACTCGACGTTTCATGGTACGCCTGCGCAATGAAAATAACGGCCATAATGCCGATCGGCACGTTAATGTAGAAAATCCAGCGCCAGCTGATATTGTCGGTGATGACGCCGCCCATGACCGGTCCGAATACGCTGGAAACGCCGAATACGGCACCGAAGAGACCCATCATTTTGCCGCGTTTCTCGGCTGGGAACAAGTCGAAAATAATCGTAAATACAATCGGCATCAGAGCGCCGCCGCCGATCCCTTGAATCGCGCGGTAAATGATCAGCTGCTCCATGTTCTGCGCCGTTCCGCACAGAATGGAGCCGAGCATGAATAGAATCAGGCCGGCGAGAAAGAACCGTTTGCGCCCGTACATATCGGACAGCTTGCCGAATATCGGGGTCGAGACGACCATCGCGATCATATACGCGGAGTATACCCAAATAAATTTATCGAAGCCTCCGATCTTCTCGATAATGGTTGTCATTGCGGTCGATACGATCGTCTGATCGAGCGCAGCCATAAACAGACCGAGGAGCAAGCCGGCGATAACGAGCTTGACGTTGCTTCTTTTCGCGTCCACGAGCATCATTCCTTTCGTTGTTGAGCACCAATACTCAAATTTGAATACCACTCATTTTATTATACTCAAATTTGAGTTAACAACAAGAAAAATTTGGGCACTACGAATTAGTGTGCGATAGGGCGGATTTCTTATGCGGGGCGGCTCGCCCGTTCAACCTGTAACGGTTGTGACAGCGCCTATTTCGCTAAAAAAGCCTGTTTTTATTTTCTAACGGTTGCCAGAGCGCTTATTTGGCTATTTTCCAATAAGAATCGACCAGTTTACAGTCAATAACGTCTGTGACAACCGTTAGCGTTTCAAAAGGTGTCATTTTCGCGAAATAGCCGCTCTGACAACCGTTAGAGTTTGCGCCGGACGCAAGTTAAAGGGCCATCCTTCGCGGGATGGCCCTTAGCTTGAAAAATGGATTAGATAACGGCAGCCGCCGCCCTGCAATCAGTCGCTCTCGACGACGCGGGCGACGGGCTGGGAGCAGGTGCGGCATTTGCCGGTCAGCAGCAGCGCGTGCTTTTCCTGGCGGATGCTGTAATCGACGATTTCGACGGCGTTCAGGCATTTGCCGCAGAAGACGTTACGGACGAGCTTGTCCCGCAGGTGCTGCGGAATGGCTTTCCACGCCTGCAGTGCTTTGATGGAAGTGATGTTTTCGGCAGGTTTCATGCTCGGTCACACTCCGATCCGTAGTGTAAAGTTCGCGAAGCTAGAACAATAACGCAAGCCATTCTTCCCGGTTCACTGGGCCAAAGCAGCGCGTGAGATCGACATCCGTCAGCGCCGCCGCCACGTCCTGAGCATTATATTTCACGCCTGCCAACCGATCCGTCACGAGGGAGACGTCGGCGGTGCCGAAGAAATCGCCGAAGACGGACGCTTCGGCAATGACGCCTTCCTGCACGTTCAGCCTTACGTCAAACGTGCCAGCCCCTTCAAGCCGCTTGACCTGCCGCACGTTAAAGGCCGGCGAACGCCCGTAATTCCAATCCCAGCTGCGGTAGCGATCGTTCGCAAGCTGTCCGACCGCGGCCAGATCGGCTTCCGTCAAACGGTATTCCGGCACGTCGTCGCTGCTTCCGAAGATCGATTCCAACAGGGAGCGGCGGAACTGCTCCATCGTCAGCGGCTCGCGCAAAAACTCCGAAATGTTGGCCACGCGGCTGCGAACCGATTTGGTCGCTTTGGATTCGAATTTCGCCGGGTTGACGTTCAGCGCCGAGACGATGGAATCGACCTCGGAGTCGAACAGCAGCGTGCCATGGCTGAACATGCGGCCTTTGGATGCAAACTGCGCATTGCCGGAAATTTTGCGTTCGCCGACCTGCAGATCGTTGCGGCCGGTCAGCTCGGCTTCGACGCCAAGCTTGCGGAGCGCTTCGACGACGGGCTCGGTAAACTTGCGGAAATTATGAAAGGACCTGCCGTCATCTGACGTAATGAAGCTGAAATTGAGATTGCCCAAATCGTGATAAACGGCTCCGCCGCCGGACAGCCGGCGAACGACATGAATGCCGTGTTCTTCCACGTAGGCGCTGTTGACTTCTTCGGCCGTGTTTTGATTTTTGCCGATAATGATGGACGGTTCGTTAATGTAGAAGAGAAGGAAATCGTCGCTGCCGCCGCCGAGCGTACGCAGCGCGTATTCCTCCAACGCTAAGTTCCACGCAGGATCGTGGTTGTTGCCGTTATCGATGAATAGCATAGCAGCCTCCAATTGAGCATGTCAGTTTGCCGTTCCCCAAGCGGCTTTGCGGATTTCGGTAGGGGTACTGCCGGTCTGCTCCTTCACGAGCCGGGAGAGATGGAAGGTTGTCTTGAACCCGCATCTGGCCGCTATTTCCCCGACGGATAGGCCGGATTGCGATAGCAGCTCGGTCGCTTTGAGCACGCGGTATTGCCACAGGCAGCGGATTGGCGTCATATGATGATGCAGATGAAACAGGCGGACCAGATGCTCCGGCGATACGCCGGCCGCACCGGCGAGATCGGGCAGCGTAATATCGTCCGTATAATGCTGTCGGATGTAGCCCAAAGCAGCGACGATGCTGGGATGCAGCTCCTGCTGTTTCGTATGCGCGATTTTTGCTGTGAACATATGGAAGGCGGAATAACCCAGACTTATCATGAGCTCGTCCTGCCGCAAATAATCATTTTGGAGCGCGAGCATCATATCGGTCATCGTATTGAGCGCTTCCGGGATCGGCATGCTGAACGGCAGCTTGTCCAAGTAGGCCAGCTCTTCGTCCGTCAACGGCGCTAGATTCAGCGTAATCCAGCGGTGCCAAGACTCTTGCGATTCGGCAAAAGCGAAATATTCGTGATGCTGCGGCTTCAGCAGGACGACTTGTCCGGGCTTGACCGGGTGCCGGCTGCCGTCGATCGTCAGCTCGAGCTCGCCGGTATGAAGCAGCACCAGCTGCAAATCCTGTTGAACGCGGGGGCCATAGGTTCCTTTGGGCGGATAGACGATTGTGCCGGCGTAAGCGGAAGTGATTTTGGCATAGGGAAGTCCTTGGCTCAATACGATCCTCCTCCTTATGCTTAGTATACCATCAGGAGAGACACGCGCGAAGAAAGAGGATAAAATGGGATATACGTCGCAATAAGGAGACTAAATAGGATGGCAATGGCAATGGAAGAGGTTGATCCAAGGGCAAAAGGACGCTTTTACCGGAAAGGAACGCGAGCCTATCGGCGAGTCAGCTTGGCTTTGTTCGCGGCAGGGGTGGCCACGTTTGCCGTCTTGTACTGCGTGCAGCCGCTGTTTCCGATCTTTACGGATGAAATGGGGCTGTCGCCTTCGGAAGCGAGCTTGTCGTTATCCGTCAGCACGGTGATGCTGGCCGTTTCGCTGCCTGCGGCGGCATTTATTTCCGATCGTATCGGCCGTCGCGCAATTATGTCGTTCTCTTTAATTATAGCGTCATTATGCTGCTTGTGTACGGCTGCCGCGCCAAATTTTACCGTTTTGTTGTGCCTCCGTGCGGTGGAAGGCATCGTTCTCGCAGGCTTGCCTGCCGTCGCGATGACCTATTTGGCGGAAGAGATGGATTCGGGCAGCTTGGGGTTCGCGATCGGATTATACGTCAGCGGGACGACCGTCGGCGGCTTGTTCGGCAGAGTTGCGGTGAGTCTCGTCACGGAGCTGACGAATTGGCGATGGGGAATTGGAGCGATCGCGATCGTCAGCCTGCTCGCAGGTGTGTATTTCTGGCGAACGCTGCCGCCTTCCCGACATTTCAAGCCGCGACGGCAGAAGCTGAGCTTCACCCTCGGGCTATTCGCGGTTCAGTTCCGCAATTACGGGCTAGTGTGCTTGTTCGTGCTGGCAGCCATCTTAATGGGCGGCTTCGTGACGCTATACAATTATTTGACGTTCCGGTTGATCGCGGAGCCGTTTCGGTTGTCTCATGCGTTGACGGCATGGATTTTCTGCTTATATTTAATGGGGACGTATAGTTCCTTCTATATGGGAAGATTAAGCGATCGTCTAGGCAGGCCGGTCGTGATGTGGATCAATATCAGTTTGATGCTGATCGGCGGTCTGCTGACGTTGTCCTCTTATTTGCCGCTGCTCATTGCGGGCGTTGCCGTATTTACGTTCGGATTTTTTGGCGGACACTCGACGGCCAGCTCTTGGGTTGGGATGAAGGCAAGCATCGGCAAAGCGCAGGCGGCTTCATTGTACCTCTTGTTCTACTACATAGGCTCAAGCATCGGCGGATCGTCGGGCGGATTATTCTGGAGCAGGTTCGGATGGAACGGCGTTATCGGAATGATTGCAGCGCTGCTGCTGGTGGCCATGCTGATTCTAGTATCATTCACGGCTTTCGCAAAACAAAAATAACCCCGGCGAACCCGCCAGGGTTATTCTTGTTAATACACTCTGCGAGCCCCGGCATACCGCGGGTCCCAATAGGAGTTGTCCATTTGCTGGACGTAAATGCCCTTGGAGGAAAGGGCGGAGACGAACGAATTGCCGCCGGTGTAGAAGCCGACATGGTCGATGGCGCCGGTCGACGGGTTGCGGAAGAAGACGAGATCGCCGGGCCGCAGCATCGATTTGTTCACCGCGAAGCCTTGCGTGAACAGATTCGCAGACGTGGAGCGCGATTGCGCGACGCCGAATTTCGTGAACATGAAATAAACGAAGCCGGAGCAGTCGAACCCGCTTGCCGGATTCGTGCCGCCCCATAAGTAAGGGACGCCGATGTAGGAGGATGTATCAGCGACGAGCTTTTGCTTTAAGATCGCATGGCTGACCGCCTCTAAGGTGACAGGGCCGGGAATGCCGTCAGCCGTTAGGCCGTAAGCGCGCTGTAACGAGATCACGGCATCGCGAGTGACTGTTCCGAAGCAGCCCGTTGCGGTGGCATTGTTGAAATACCCGAGCTTCTTCAAATCGGTTTGCAGCTGCGTAACGGCTGTACTCGATGTACCGACGCTGAGCAGCGTAACAGCGCTTGCATGAACGTGCGGCGCCAGCGGGGCCGCCGTCAATGCGGTGCCCGATACCAGCATGAAGCCGATGGCAGCCAGCATGGCTTTCTTCTTCATGATTGACCTCCGTTCGGCTATGAAAGTATGTATGAAGCTATCAATCTATGAAGCTCCAGCTTCAGCATACCAGCTTCAAATGCATGAAATAAGCTGTGTTTTGCTGGAAAAAGAAACAGCCCTGCTGCGTCAGCCGGGCTGTAACGATTAATAGAGAGGGAATTTCTTCTGCAGATCGAGACGCGGTGTCGTCGCATCCTCGCGGATGTAGTGGCACACGTACGAACGGCGCCAGCGATCGGTGCTCCGGTTGCGGCCGGAGGAGTGGATGAGCAGCTCGTGGAAGAACAAAATATCGCCTTTCTCCATCTCAACGGGAATCTGCTGCTTCAGATCGATGCCTTCCGTTTCGTCGGTCCATGGCTCGTGCTCGTCGATGTTTTTGACGGCGCCGTGCGGCAGCAGGCCGAGCTTATGCGATTTCGGAATGACCCACAGACAGCCGTTCTCTATGTCGACGCGCTCTTCCATCGCGATCCA
It includes:
- a CDS encoding PQQ-dependent sugar dehydrogenase, whose protein sequence is MKWTGKLAAIWLLALSMLLTSCKGESGGTPEAPVNGQANEQANEQAAGQAPATEGQPKLATIAAEGVLDNPVGMVSEYGLTSGLKDKGFIVEQKGRVVMLDLYDSSAKPQVVLDLRDRVYSDGNEQGLLGLAFHPKKPGVAFVNYTTKTHTVISRFVMKDPEHPEVLDPASEVILLTYEQPYANHKGGQLAFGPDGNLYIASGDGGSGGDPHGNGQNKQSLLGKILRIDVDQGSDGKSYSIPADNPFAGGGGAPEVYAYGLRNPWRFSFDSATGKLWAGDVGQSRLEEIDIIEKGGNYGWNVMEGDLCYKPEEGCDKTGLILPLYTYGRDLGVSIIGGFVYRGKALPDLDGWYVYADYAMGTIWGLKQHEDGRVENKVLLDTDELITSFGVDARGELYICAQNGSLLRLTKT
- a CDS encoding PadR family transcriptional regulator, coding for MSMRLLILGLLMEHERHPYEIRQTIKDRNWNECFKLRDGSLYYAVDQLREDGLIEAAEIVSVPGENRPDKTIYRITDAGRNAFQDLLVAQFKQVSYPQHPLFLTMPFVRHGDPQTVEKLIMTQLEACEQRIERMRAIIQLKGSFIPRGSALMIQGFISFSETEKDWLTTLLEEARSGKLFEGHKLTPAQLEAYLKYKQLPTDTD
- a CDS encoding MDR family MFS transporter, whose amino-acid sequence is MLVDAKRSNVKLVIAGLLLGLFMAALDQTIVSTAMTTIIEKIGGFDKFIWVYSAYMIAMVVSTPIFGKLSDMYGRKRFFLAGLILFMLGSILCGTAQNMEQLIIYRAIQGIGGGALMPIVFTIIFDLFPAEKRGKMMGLFGAVFGVSSVFGPVMGGVITDNISWRWIFYINVPIGIMAVIFIAQAYHETSSPRKQIIDWAGAISLTACVLALMFGLELGGTEGWAWDSAKTISLFVASGVLLIAFLLIERSAKDPIIKLSLFKNNVVTGGMGISVLYGGIMMAAATYIPLFIQGVFHKTATETSSVLTPMMLGVVLSSQVGGRVVSKFRFRDVMVVSALVLVVGTLLLGFVMDTETSRLVITLFMVVIGLGIGVSFSLLNISTLNAVPPQYKGSASSLITFFRTIGSALGITVFGAMQKSAFQSGITDIPNINPELATQIKGGQALLNPDVQAQMGLPAELVAQLLGKLADSILFIFQWTIILPVLALVFAILMGRARLQSTGSGPHGAPGGPGKQGPGPQGEGSGKPEPSYHGG
- a CDS encoding lipoate--protein ligase — encoded protein: MLFIDNGNNHDPAWNLALEEYALRTLGGGSDDFLLFYINEPSIIIGKNQNTAEEVNSAYVEEHGIHVVRRLSGGGAVYHDLGNLNFSFITSDDGRSFHNFRKFTEPVVEALRKLGVEAELTGRNDLQVGERKISGNAQFASKGRMFSHGTLLFDSEVDSIVSALNVNPAKFESKATKSVRSRVANISEFLREPLTMEQFRRSLLESIFGSSDDVPEYRLTEADLAAVGQLANDRYRSWDWNYGRSPAFNVRQVKRLEGAGTFDVRLNVQEGVIAEASVFGDFFGTADVSLVTDRLAGVKYNAQDVAAALTDVDLTRCFGPVNREEWLALLF
- a CDS encoding AraC family transcriptional regulator, with product MSQGLPYAKITSAYAGTIVYPPKGTYGPRVQQDLQLVLLHTGELELTIDGSRHPVKPGQVVLLKPQHHEYFAFAESQESWHRWITLNLAPLTDEELAYLDKLPFSMPIPEALNTMTDMMLALQNDYLRQDELMISLGYSAFHMFTAKIAHTKQQELHPSIVAALGYIRQHYTDDITLPDLAGAAGVSPEHLVRLFHLHHHMTPIRCLWQYRVLKATELLSQSGLSVGEIAARCGFKTTFHLSRLVKEQTGSTPTEIRKAAWGTAN
- a CDS encoding MFS transporter translates to MAMAMEEVDPRAKGRFYRKGTRAYRRVSLALFAAGVATFAVLYCVQPLFPIFTDEMGLSPSEASLSLSVSTVMLAVSLPAAAFISDRIGRRAIMSFSLIIASLCCLCTAAAPNFTVLLCLRAVEGIVLAGLPAVAMTYLAEEMDSGSLGFAIGLYVSGTTVGGLFGRVAVSLVTELTNWRWGIGAIAIVSLLAGVYFWRTLPPSRHFKPRRQKLSFTLGLFAVQFRNYGLVCLFVLAAILMGGFVTLYNYLTFRLIAEPFRLSHALTAWIFCLYLMGTYSSFYMGRLSDRLGRPVVMWINISLMLIGGLLTLSSYLPLLIAGVAVFTFGFFGGHSTASSWVGMKASIGKAQAASLYLLFYYIGSSIGGSSGGLFWSRFGWNGVIGMIAALLLVAMLILVSFTAFAKQK
- a CDS encoding C40 family peptidase, with amino-acid sequence MKKKAMLAAIGFMLVSGTALTAAPLAPHVHASAVTLLSVGTSSTAVTQLQTDLKKLGYFNNATATGCFGTVTRDAVISLQRAYGLTADGIPGPVTLEAVSHAILKQKLVADTSSYIGVPYLWGGTNPASGFDCSGFVYFMFTKFGVAQSRSTSANLFTQGFAVNKSMLRPGDLVFFRNPSTGAIDHVGFYTGGNSFVSALSSKGIYVQQMDNSYWDPRYAGARRVY